From one Mycolicibacterium sp. HK-90 genomic stretch:
- a CDS encoding barstar family protein has protein sequence MKTYRIDGSKVASRADFFTEIGRAVNGDEGYFGSNLDALADCLRGGFGTPDNRRFRFVMTSYRNIKAALGQDAWAAVLSIFATEGVDLWLEN, from the coding sequence GTGAAGACGTACCGGATCGATGGCAGCAAGGTGGCGTCCAGGGCGGACTTCTTCACCGAGATCGGCCGGGCGGTCAACGGCGACGAAGGTTACTTCGGCTCGAACCTCGATGCGCTGGCCGACTGCCTGCGCGGCGGCTTCGGAACTCCGGACAACCGCAGGTTTCGGTTCGTCATGACCTCCTACCGCAACATCAAAGCGGCGCTCGGACAAGACGCTTGGGCCGCCGTGCTGTCGATCTTCGCCACCGAGGGCGTCGACCTCTGGCTGGAGAATTGA
- a CDS encoding LuxR family transcriptional regulator gives MTEMPATETTWLMARTEGSARLWQTDSRGMAAALPYFRATVTHFVALSGGALSASQTACDGFTAAFERATDAVSCALYLQLMPLDPFELCIGVHSAAAGTERLRDIAHGGQTLISGTTASSIAGDLPSGTTLKYLGDQRMGDSEPSERLMQLCHPGLRRYLRPLYMPNAVLAEILEN, from the coding sequence GTGACCGAGATGCCGGCGACCGAGACGACGTGGCTGATGGCCCGCACCGAAGGGTCAGCGCGCCTCTGGCAAACCGACTCCCGGGGAATGGCCGCCGCGCTGCCGTACTTTCGAGCGACGGTCACCCACTTTGTGGCACTCAGTGGCGGCGCCCTGTCGGCGAGCCAAACGGCTTGCGACGGCTTCACCGCTGCCTTCGAACGCGCGACCGACGCTGTCTCCTGCGCGCTGTACCTGCAATTGATGCCGTTGGATCCGTTCGAGCTGTGTATCGGTGTGCACAGCGCTGCCGCCGGCACCGAGCGTCTGCGCGACATCGCCCATGGTGGGCAGACCTTGATATCGGGCACGACGGCGTCATCGATCGCCGGCGATCTTCCGTCCGGCACGACGCTGAAATACCTTGGGGATCAACGCATGGGAGACAGCGAGCCGTCAGAGCGCCTGATGCAGCTGTGTCATCCGGGATTGCGCAGATACCTGCGGCCGCTGTACATGCCGAACGCTGTTCTCGCCGAAATCCTGGAGAACTAG
- a CDS encoding phosphodiester glycosidase family protein, whose translation MPGLAKLLQRAVASAAAVAVCAALATTGSPVARAEDARALLLGAIANTKGAYLVYNFGGQFAAPFLTADGRAYTLNNGGHLMTMKNASSRLNPRLLVDSHQGYQSRCERTPGARTGEGLWQASETYAPLSAWQVLGQPIVAVNANFFDVRGQQGGSWRDTKCSSPLGAYVDNTRGQGRANAAVTGTLAYAGKQGLSGGNEHWSALATMILPMGGAPYVVMPKSKDDYDSATPVIQRLLDQNARFVAVAGIGLLAPGDTGQLNDNGPSAARTAVGYSRASDQLYVFQGGSYTPDNMQDMFRSLGADNALLLDGGGSSAIVLRRDTGGMWSGAGSPRGNCDTRQVLCDSRERALPSWLAFN comes from the coding sequence GTGCCAGGCCTGGCAAAACTCCTCCAGCGTGCGGTCGCGAGTGCGGCCGCCGTTGCCGTCTGCGCGGCGCTGGCCACCACCGGATCCCCCGTCGCGCGCGCCGAGGACGCCAGGGCGCTGTTGCTCGGGGCGATCGCCAACACCAAAGGCGCGTATCTCGTCTACAACTTCGGCGGACAGTTCGCCGCGCCCTTTCTGACCGCCGACGGGCGCGCCTACACGCTGAACAACGGCGGGCATCTGATGACGATGAAGAACGCCTCGAGTCGGCTCAACCCGCGGCTGCTCGTCGACAGTCATCAGGGTTACCAGTCCCGCTGCGAGCGCACGCCGGGCGCGCGAACCGGTGAAGGACTCTGGCAGGCCTCGGAAACCTATGCGCCGCTGTCCGCGTGGCAGGTGCTGGGTCAACCGATCGTTGCCGTCAACGCCAACTTCTTCGACGTGCGCGGGCAACAGGGCGGCTCGTGGCGGGATACCAAGTGCTCGTCCCCACTGGGCGCCTACGTCGACAACACCCGCGGACAGGGCCGGGCCAACGCCGCGGTCACCGGGACCCTGGCCTATGCCGGCAAGCAGGGCCTGTCCGGCGGCAACGAGCACTGGTCCGCCCTGGCCACCATGATCCTTCCGATGGGCGGAGCACCGTACGTGGTGATGCCCAAGAGCAAAGACGACTACGACTCGGCCACCCCGGTCATCCAGCGCCTGCTGGATCAGAACGCCCGGTTCGTCGCGGTGGCCGGGATCGGGCTGCTCGCTCCGGGCGACACCGGCCAGCTCAACGACAACGGCCCCAGCGCGGCACGCACCGCCGTCGGCTACAGCCGGGCCAGCGATCAGCTCTACGTGTTCCAGGGCGGCAGCTACACGCCGGACAACATGCAAGACATGTTCCGCAGCCTGGGCGCCGACAACGCTCTGCTGCTCGACGGCGGCGGCTCGTCGGCGATCGTGTTGCGCCGGGACACCGGCGGCATGTGGAGCGGGGCCGGATCACCGCGCGGCAACTGCGACACCCGTCAGGTGCTGTGCGATTCCCGCGAACGGGCGCTGCCGAGCTGGCTGGCCTTCAACTGA
- a CDS encoding TMEM165/GDT1 family protein, translated as MLSALLLSFAVIFVAELGDKSQLMAMTFALRYRWWVVLGGITAATTGVHLISVAVGHYLGAALPTHLLGILAGVAFVFFGLWTLRGDKLSDDEATRAQRSTAPAFLTVTSAFLLAELGDKTMLATITLAADNDWVGVWIGSTIGMVAADALAIAVGAIAGKHLPERAIQLGAAALFVVFGISMLLEGAFPAAPAMLTTAGAVAVTALCAAGLRALPAHLRPAAMRKPAVADPAKTEEPDAISP; from the coding sequence GTGCTGTCTGCTCTGCTCTTGAGTTTCGCCGTCATCTTCGTCGCCGAACTCGGCGACAAGTCGCAGTTGATGGCCATGACGTTCGCGCTGCGTTACCGCTGGTGGGTGGTCCTGGGCGGTATCACCGCGGCCACCACCGGTGTGCACCTGATCTCGGTGGCGGTCGGTCACTACCTGGGCGCGGCGCTGCCGACGCACCTGCTCGGCATCCTGGCCGGTGTGGCCTTCGTGTTCTTCGGGTTGTGGACCCTGCGCGGCGACAAGCTCTCCGACGACGAGGCGACCCGCGCCCAGCGCTCGACCGCGCCGGCGTTCTTGACGGTGACCTCGGCGTTCCTGCTCGCCGAACTCGGCGACAAGACGATGCTGGCGACGATCACGCTGGCCGCCGACAACGACTGGGTGGGCGTGTGGATCGGTTCGACCATCGGCATGGTGGCTGCCGATGCGCTGGCCATCGCGGTCGGCGCAATCGCAGGCAAGCACCTTCCGGAGCGGGCCATCCAGTTGGGCGCCGCGGCGCTGTTCGTGGTGTTCGGCATCTCGATGTTGCTGGAGGGCGCCTTCCCGGCGGCTCCGGCGATGCTCACCACCGCAGGTGCGGTCGCCGTGACCGCGCTGTGCGCCGCGGGCCTGCGGGCCCTGCCCGCCCATTTGCGGCCGGCCGCCATGCGCAAGCCCGCGGTGGCCGACCCAGCTAAGACCGAAGAACCGGACGCGATCTCCCCTTGA
- a CDS encoding excinuclease ABC subunit UvrA: protein MSTAKTHPADSHDLIRVTGARENNLKDVDIELPKRRLTVFTGVSGSGKSSLVFDTIAAESQRLINETYSAFVQGFMPNLARPEVDVLEGLTTAIIVDQQRIGSDPRSTVGTATDTGAMLRILFSRIGKPHIGSPQAFSFNVASISGAGAVTMEKGGRTVKERRDFNIVGGMCPRCEGRGAVNDIDLTALYDDSKSLNEGALTIPGFSMDGWYGRIFRGCGFFDPDKPISKYTKKELDALLHKEATKLKIDGVNLTYLGLIPQIQKSFLSKDVEAMQPHIRTFVERAVTFTTCPECDGTRLSETARSVKVAGINIAEACAMQITDLAAWLGTVKEESVAPLLAALQHTLDSFVEIGLGYLSLDRPAGTLSGGEAQRVKMIRHLGSSLTDVTYVFDEPTIGLHPHDIARMNDLLLALRDKGNTVLVVEHKPETITIADHVVDLGPGAGSAGGEVVFEGTVAGLRSSDTITGKHLGYRAALKDSVREPNGALEIRGANTHNLRDVDVDIPLGALVVITGVAGSGKSSLIDGSVAGRDGVVVVDQTPIRGSRRSNPATYTGLLDPIRKAFAKANGVKPALFSSNSEGACPTCNGAGVIYTDLGVMATVETTCEECEGKRFGASVLQYLLGGRNIAEVLAMPVSEAERYFGDEDSKVPAAQKILARMADVGLGYLTLGQPLTTLSGGERQRLKLAARLAETGGDKADTLILDEPTTGLHLADVEQLLGLLDRLVDAGKSVIVIEHHQAVMAHADWIVDLGPGAGHDGGRVVFEGTPADLVTNRGTLTGQHLADYVGS, encoded by the coding sequence ATGAGCACCGCCAAGACCCACCCCGCCGACAGCCACGATCTGATCCGGGTCACCGGCGCCCGGGAGAACAATCTCAAGGACGTCGACATCGAGTTGCCCAAGCGCCGGCTGACGGTGTTCACCGGCGTTTCGGGGTCGGGCAAGAGCTCGCTGGTGTTCGACACGATCGCGGCCGAATCGCAGCGGCTGATCAACGAGACCTACAGCGCCTTCGTGCAGGGTTTCATGCCGAACCTGGCCCGCCCCGAGGTCGACGTCCTCGAAGGGTTGACCACCGCGATCATCGTCGACCAGCAGCGCATCGGCTCCGATCCCCGCTCGACGGTGGGCACCGCCACCGACACCGGGGCCATGCTGCGCATCCTGTTCAGCCGGATCGGGAAGCCGCATATCGGTTCACCACAAGCGTTTTCGTTCAACGTGGCCTCGATCAGCGGTGCCGGCGCCGTCACCATGGAAAAGGGTGGGCGCACGGTCAAGGAACGTCGCGACTTCAACATCGTCGGGGGGATGTGCCCGCGCTGTGAGGGCCGCGGCGCGGTCAACGACATCGATCTGACCGCGTTGTACGACGACTCCAAGTCGCTGAACGAGGGCGCGCTGACCATTCCCGGGTTCAGCATGGACGGCTGGTACGGCCGGATCTTTCGCGGCTGCGGCTTCTTCGACCCGGACAAGCCGATCAGCAAGTACACCAAGAAGGAACTCGATGCGCTGCTGCACAAGGAGGCCACCAAACTCAAGATCGACGGCGTCAACCTGACCTACCTCGGGCTGATCCCGCAGATCCAGAAGTCGTTCCTGTCCAAGGACGTCGAGGCCATGCAGCCCCACATCCGGACCTTCGTGGAACGTGCGGTCACCTTCACCACCTGCCCGGAATGCGACGGCACCCGGCTGTCGGAGACCGCCCGCTCGGTGAAGGTCGCGGGCATCAACATCGCCGAGGCCTGCGCGATGCAGATCACCGACCTGGCCGCCTGGCTCGGCACCGTCAAAGAAGAATCTGTGGCCCCGCTGCTGGCCGCGTTGCAGCACACCCTCGACTCATTCGTCGAGATCGGGTTGGGCTACCTGTCGCTGGACCGCCCGGCCGGCACCCTGTCCGGCGGAGAAGCCCAGCGCGTCAAGATGATCCGCCACCTGGGCTCGTCACTCACCGACGTCACCTACGTCTTCGACGAACCGACCATCGGCCTGCACCCACACGACATCGCCCGGATGAACGATCTGCTGCTGGCCCTGCGGGACAAGGGCAACACCGTGCTCGTCGTCGAGCACAAGCCCGAGACGATCACGATCGCCGATCACGTCGTCGATCTGGGCCCGGGCGCCGGATCCGCGGGCGGAGAGGTGGTCTTCGAGGGCACCGTGGCCGGATTGCGCTCCAGCGACACCATCACCGGAAAGCACCTGGGATACCGCGCGGCGCTGAAGGACTCCGTGCGGGAGCCCAACGGCGCGTTGGAGATCCGCGGCGCGAACACGCACAATCTGCGCGACGTGGACGTGGACATCCCGCTCGGGGCGCTGGTGGTGATCACCGGGGTCGCGGGCTCTGGCAAGAGCTCGCTGATCGACGGCTCGGTGGCCGGTCGCGACGGCGTGGTGGTGGTCGACCAGACCCCGATCCGCGGGTCCCGACGCAGCAACCCGGCGACCTACACCGGGCTGCTCGACCCGATCCGCAAGGCCTTCGCCAAGGCGAACGGCGTCAAACCGGCCCTGTTCAGCTCGAATTCGGAGGGCGCCTGCCCGACGTGTAACGGCGCGGGCGTGATCTACACCGACCTCGGGGTGATGGCCACCGTAGAGACCACCTGCGAGGAATGCGAGGGCAAGCGCTTCGGCGCCTCGGTGTTGCAGTACCTGCTCGGCGGTCGCAACATCGCCGAGGTGCTGGCCATGCCGGTCAGTGAGGCGGAGCGGTACTTCGGTGACGAGGATTCGAAAGTTCCTGCCGCACAGAAGATTTTGGCAAGAATGGCAGACGTCGGCCTCGGGTACCTGACTCTCGGCCAACCGCTGACCACGCTGTCCGGCGGGGAACGGCAGCGCCTCAAGCTGGCGGCCCGGCTCGCCGAAACCGGTGGCGACAAGGCCGATACGTTGATCCTGGACGAGCCGACCACCGGGCTGCACCTGGCCGATGTCGAACAGCTGCTCGGCCTGTTGGACCGGCTGGTGGATGCCGGCAAGTCAGTGATCGTGATCGAGCACCATCAGGCCGTGATGGCGCATGCCGATTGGATCGTCGACCTGGGCCCGGGCGCCGGTCACGACGGTGGCCGCGTCGTCTTCGAGGGCACCCCGGCGGATCTGGTCACCAACCGGGGCACACTCACCGGCCAGCACCTCGCCGATTATGTGGGGAGCTGA
- a CDS encoding VOC family protein has protein sequence MSIADIKIHNTFLPHDDPEASLAFYRDVLGFEVRLDVGGGKMRWITVGPVGQPDTSIVLHPPAADPGITDDERRLIAEMMAKGTYAIVVLATKDLDAAFEKLQATDTEIVQEPTDQPYGVRDCAVRDPAGTMIRIQELR, from the coding sequence ATGAGCATCGCAGACATCAAAATCCACAACACGTTCCTTCCGCACGATGACCCGGAGGCCTCACTCGCCTTCTACCGCGACGTGCTGGGCTTCGAGGTCCGCCTCGACGTCGGCGGCGGCAAGATGCGCTGGATCACCGTCGGCCCGGTCGGCCAGCCCGACACCTCCATCGTGTTGCATCCTCCGGCCGCCGACCCGGGCATCACCGACGACGAGCGCCGCCTGATCGCCGAGATGATGGCCAAGGGCACATACGCGATCGTCGTGCTGGCCACCAAGGATCTGGACGCCGCGTTCGAGAAACTGCAGGCCACAGACACCGAGATCGTCCAGGAGCCCACCGATCAGCCCTACGGCGTGCGCGACTGCGCCGTCCGGGACCCCGCCGGAACCATGATCCGAATCCAGGAGCTGCGCTAG
- a CDS encoding helix-turn-helix transcriptional regulator, which translates to MADQQLGDLKLLRRVRDRIDREYAQPLNVEALARGVNMSAGHLSRQFKIAYGESPYSYLMTRRIERAMALLRRGDMSVTEVCFAVGCSSLGTFSTRFTELVGIPPSRYREQTAGVSDGLPSCMEKHVTKPIRNREAAAVGLHLTSGA; encoded by the coding sequence GTGGCCGACCAACAGCTGGGCGATCTCAAGCTGCTGCGCCGGGTGCGGGACCGGATCGACCGCGAGTACGCGCAGCCGCTGAACGTCGAAGCCCTTGCCCGCGGCGTCAACATGTCCGCCGGGCACCTGTCGCGCCAGTTCAAGATCGCCTACGGCGAGTCACCGTATTCGTATCTGATGACCCGTCGCATCGAACGCGCGATGGCGCTGCTGCGCCGCGGCGACATGTCGGTCACCGAGGTGTGCTTCGCGGTCGGCTGCTCATCACTGGGGACGTTCAGCACCCGGTTCACCGAACTCGTCGGTATCCCGCCCAGCCGGTATCGCGAGCAGACGGCCGGCGTCAGCGACGGCCTGCCGTCCTGCATGGAGAAGCACGTCACCAAACCGATCAGGAATCGAGAAGCAGCCGCGGTGGGCCTGCACCTAACGTCGGGAGCATGA
- a CDS encoding metalloregulator ArsR/SmtB family transcription factor, with product MDRSPAKTRLYEAFATCGKALSHASRLELLDLLSQGERSVDALARAAALNLTTASSHLQVLKQAGFVETRRDGVKIYYRLAGDDVAQLLVLLRTTADRRRADVGAARDAYLGTPTATGIDRDELWARINDHDAPVVVLDVRPDEEFRAGHIPGAVSIPVDELADRITELPDDADIVVYCRGEYCVYAHDAVRTLTAGGHRAIRLNDGMVEWRLAGHPVSTGP from the coding sequence ATGGACCGGTCACCGGCGAAGACACGTTTGTACGAAGCGTTCGCCACCTGTGGAAAGGCGCTGTCACACGCCAGCCGACTGGAGCTGCTCGACCTGCTCAGCCAGGGTGAGCGCAGTGTCGATGCCCTCGCCAGGGCCGCGGCCCTGAACCTGACGACGGCGTCGTCGCACCTGCAGGTACTCAAACAGGCCGGCTTCGTCGAGACGCGTCGCGACGGCGTCAAGATCTACTACCGCCTGGCCGGGGACGACGTCGCGCAACTGCTGGTGCTGTTGCGGACGACCGCTGACCGCCGACGGGCCGACGTCGGCGCGGCCCGCGACGCCTACCTCGGCACACCGACGGCAACCGGCATCGACCGCGACGAACTGTGGGCCCGCATCAACGACCACGACGCCCCCGTGGTGGTCCTCGATGTCCGGCCCGACGAAGAATTCCGCGCCGGCCATATCCCGGGCGCGGTGTCGATACCGGTGGACGAGCTCGCCGACCGGATCACCGAGTTGCCGGACGACGCCGACATCGTCGTGTACTGCCGTGGCGAGTACTGCGTCTACGCGCACGACGCCGTGCGGACGCTGACCGCCGGCGGCCATCGCGCGATCCGGCTCAACGACGGAATGGTCGAATGGAGGCTGGCCGGTCATCCGGTCAGCACGGGCCCCTAG
- a CDS encoding rhodanese-like domain-containing protein: MGFADSDLIPLVDDGLGNSSYLVDLGDGRALAVDASRDLRALNRAADSRGLSVAFAADTHLHADFLSGAVQLHDDTGATILASAAGGRRFDHTGLRDGDEVDLGGLRLRALATPGHTDEHLSFALTEDGRELGVFTGGSLIVGSAARTDLLGADRTVELARAQYRSLHRLAELDDDVAVWPTHGAGSFCSAPPGAERITTIGAQKHANPLLVAPDEDSFVALLLGGLGSYPAYFARLGERNRSGPEVITEEPALAHLDVAQTIALIADGAVVVDVRPAAAFAQGHIPGSLSIPLRGQFATWLGWLLEDTVPLVIVADEGQDLSEIVWQAYKIGYERLAGRLAGGMDAWHAAGRPADYLQFAPADRLPDRPYLDVRQAGEYGAGHVAGAVHIELGVLDNHADQVPAGAVVACGHGERAMTAASVLQRRGVTGLAVLDGGPEDYAKAHGRDLRTGRS; encoded by the coding sequence ATGGGCTTTGCCGACTCTGACCTGATCCCTCTGGTAGATGACGGGCTGGGCAACAGCTCATATCTGGTAGACCTCGGTGACGGACGGGCGCTGGCCGTCGACGCCAGCCGGGACTTGCGGGCCCTGAACCGCGCGGCCGATTCCCGCGGACTGTCCGTCGCCTTCGCCGCCGACACCCACCTGCACGCCGACTTCCTGTCCGGGGCGGTCCAACTGCACGACGACACGGGCGCGACGATCTTGGCCTCGGCCGCGGGCGGGCGCCGGTTCGACCACACCGGTCTGCGCGACGGCGACGAGGTCGACCTGGGTGGGTTACGACTGCGTGCCCTGGCGACGCCAGGGCATACCGACGAGCATCTGTCGTTCGCGCTCACCGAGGACGGTCGTGAGCTCGGGGTGTTCACCGGAGGGTCGCTGATCGTCGGCTCTGCTGCCCGCACCGACTTGCTCGGCGCCGATCGCACCGTGGAACTCGCACGCGCGCAATACCGTTCATTGCACCGCCTGGCGGAGCTGGACGACGATGTCGCGGTGTGGCCCACCCACGGCGCCGGATCGTTCTGTTCGGCACCCCCGGGCGCCGAGCGCATCACCACCATCGGCGCCCAGAAGCACGCCAACCCGCTGCTGGTCGCACCCGATGAGGACTCGTTCGTCGCGCTGCTCCTCGGCGGACTCGGCAGTTATCCCGCGTACTTCGCCCGGCTGGGGGAGCGGAATCGCTCTGGCCCGGAGGTGATCACCGAAGAGCCGGCGCTGGCGCATCTGGACGTGGCGCAAACCATCGCCCTGATCGCCGATGGGGCCGTCGTGGTCGACGTCCGTCCTGCCGCCGCGTTCGCCCAGGGGCACATACCCGGATCGCTGTCGATCCCACTGCGTGGCCAATTCGCCACGTGGCTGGGCTGGCTGCTGGAGGACACCGTCCCGCTGGTCATCGTCGCAGACGAAGGCCAGGACCTGTCCGAAATCGTCTGGCAGGCCTACAAGATCGGCTATGAGCGATTGGCCGGACGGCTCGCCGGGGGCATGGATGCCTGGCATGCCGCGGGACGACCGGCCGACTACCTCCAGTTCGCCCCGGCCGACCGGCTACCGGACCGGCCCTATCTCGATGTCCGCCAAGCGGGCGAGTACGGCGCCGGACACGTCGCGGGCGCGGTGCACATCGAGTTGGGCGTCTTGGACAACCATGCCGATCAGGTGCCCGCCGGTGCGGTGGTCGCGTGCGGCCACGGCGAGCGGGCCATGACAGCGGCCAGCGTGCTGCAGCGCCGGGGAGTCACCGGGCTGGCCGTGCTCGACGGTGGCCCCGAGGACTACGCCAAGGCGCACGGGCGTGACCTCCGTACCGGTCGCTCATGA
- a CDS encoding MFS transporter, translating to MKSVSDRHRIELGLRENWLQFTLLVLVNVCVGALVGLERTTVPLIGSETFGLTNDLAVFSFIIAFGVTKALTNLAAGALTARFRRKQLLLAGWAVGVPVPFMLAWGPSWSWIVAANVLLGLNQGLAWSMTVNMKIDLVGPQRRGLATGLNEAAGYVAVGATALLTGYLATAYGLRPAPELVGVVFVAAGLGLSLVVRDTAAHVALELDRHPHPAPTGGGLRTIFGRTSWGDRSLRGASQAGLVNNLNDGLTWGVFPLLFTDHGLGLAAIGLIKGLYPLLWGLGQIPTGHLADRIGRKPLVVGGMLVQAGGFGLAVALLNWPLLAGVLSAIALGVGTAMVYPALIAVVSDHAHPSWRPNALGTYRFWRDIGYAVGALVAGAMGNWLGLESAVVAAGVLTAVSGILAARWITDRPAT from the coding sequence ATGAAATCGGTGTCCGACAGGCACCGGATCGAACTCGGCCTGCGGGAAAACTGGCTGCAGTTCACCCTCTTGGTGCTCGTCAATGTCTGCGTCGGTGCCCTGGTCGGGTTGGAGCGCACCACCGTTCCGTTGATCGGATCCGAAACCTTCGGCCTCACCAACGATTTGGCGGTGTTCTCGTTCATCATCGCGTTCGGGGTGACCAAGGCGCTGACCAACCTCGCCGCCGGGGCACTGACTGCCCGGTTCCGCCGCAAGCAGCTGCTGCTGGCCGGCTGGGCCGTCGGCGTTCCCGTGCCGTTCATGCTGGCCTGGGGTCCGTCCTGGAGCTGGATCGTCGCCGCCAACGTCCTCCTCGGTCTCAACCAGGGCCTGGCCTGGTCCATGACGGTGAACATGAAGATCGATCTCGTCGGCCCGCAGCGGCGCGGGCTGGCCACCGGCCTGAACGAGGCGGCCGGCTACGTCGCGGTGGGCGCGACCGCCCTGCTGACCGGCTACCTCGCCACCGCGTACGGGTTGCGCCCGGCTCCCGAACTCGTCGGCGTGGTGTTCGTGGCCGCCGGGTTGGGGCTGTCCCTGGTGGTGCGTGACACGGCCGCGCACGTAGCCCTTGAGCTGGATCGCCATCCACATCCCGCACCCACGGGCGGCGGCTTGCGAACGATCTTCGGGCGGACCAGCTGGGGTGATCGCAGCCTGCGGGGCGCCAGCCAGGCGGGTCTGGTGAACAATCTCAACGACGGGCTGACCTGGGGCGTGTTCCCGTTGCTGTTCACCGATCACGGGCTCGGGCTGGCCGCGATCGGGCTGATCAAGGGTCTCTATCCCTTGCTGTGGGGGCTCGGGCAGATTCCCACCGGGCATCTCGCCGACCGGATCGGTCGCAAGCCCCTGGTGGTCGGGGGCATGCTGGTTCAGGCCGGCGGATTCGGGTTGGCCGTGGCGCTGCTGAACTGGCCGCTGTTGGCCGGCGTGCTGTCGGCGATTGCGCTCGGTGTGGGCACCGCCATGGTCTACCCGGCGCTGATCGCAGTGGTCTCCGACCACGCGCACCCCAGCTGGCGACCCAATGCGCTTGGTACATACCGCTTCTGGCGAGATATCGGCTACGCCGTCGGAGCCTTGGTGGCCGGTGCGATGGGCAACTGGCTCGGCCTGGAGTCCGCGGTGGTGGCGGCAGGGGTGCTGACCGCGGTCTCCGGAATCCTGGCCGCCCGCTGGATAACCGACCGGCCGGCGACATGA
- a CDS encoding MFS transporter, which yields MITVEPDALQRRTIRVLLCAQVFSGAGLAAGITVGALLAQDMLGSTGWAGIPSALFTLGSAVAALAVGKLSQRHGRRPGLAVGYAAGAFGSVGIVAAAVVHSVPLLFVALLIYGSGTATNLQARYAGADLARPDHRARAISTVLVATTLGAVAGPNLVGVLGTFAEDVGIPRLAGPFLLAAVAYGAAAVVIAILLRPDPLVVAAQLSADSPNHDDPDPTDRRRWPPTLIGGTMVMVITQLVMVAVMTMTPVHMQGHPHALSAAGLVISIHVASMYLPAPLSGALVDRFGPAAVGVLAAVVLAASGVIAALAAPNSVAVLSIALALLGFGWSLGLVAGTTTITDNTPVGARAATQGAVDLFIALAGAIGGLLSGVVVATVGYEWLALGGSLTAAVIVPVLVLTARVSAPAGTPHRRSRR from the coding sequence ATGATCACCGTCGAACCCGATGCGCTGCAGCGGCGCACAATACGGGTGCTGTTGTGCGCGCAGGTATTCAGCGGTGCCGGACTGGCCGCGGGAATCACGGTCGGAGCGCTGCTCGCCCAGGACATGCTCGGGTCGACCGGCTGGGCCGGCATTCCGAGTGCGCTGTTCACCTTGGGCTCGGCCGTTGCGGCCCTGGCGGTGGGAAAGCTGTCGCAGCGGCATGGCCGCCGGCCCGGTCTTGCGGTCGGATACGCAGCCGGTGCGTTCGGCAGTGTGGGCATCGTCGCGGCAGCGGTTGTCCACAGTGTCCCGTTGTTGTTCGTCGCGCTTCTGATCTACGGATCGGGAACGGCGACGAACCTGCAAGCCCGCTACGCCGGTGCCGACCTCGCCCGGCCCGATCACCGGGCGCGGGCGATCAGTACGGTCCTCGTCGCCACCACTCTCGGGGCGGTGGCCGGGCCCAATCTCGTTGGCGTGCTAGGGACTTTTGCCGAGGATGTGGGAATCCCGCGTCTTGCCGGGCCGTTTCTGCTCGCCGCGGTGGCATACGGCGCGGCAGCCGTGGTGATCGCGATCCTGCTCAGACCCGACCCGCTGGTGGTGGCGGCGCAGCTGTCGGCAGACAGCCCGAACCACGACGACCCGGACCCCACCGACCGGCGCAGGTGGCCTCCCACGCTCATCGGCGGCACCATGGTCATGGTCATCACCCAACTGGTGATGGTCGCCGTCATGACCATGACTCCGGTGCACATGCAGGGCCATCCTCACGCCCTGTCGGCGGCGGGACTCGTCATCTCGATTCACGTCGCGTCGATGTACCTGCCGGCGCCATTGTCGGGAGCCCTCGTCGACCGGTTCGGCCCGGCAGCCGTCGGTGTCCTGGCCGCCGTGGTACTGGCCGCGTCCGGAGTGATCGCCGCCCTGGCCGCCCCGAACTCGGTTGCGGTGCTCTCGATCGCACTGGCATTGCTCGGATTCGGGTGGAGCCTTGGTCTCGTGGCGGGAACGACCACGATCACCGACAACACCCCGGTCGGAGCGCGAGCCGCGACACAAGGCGCGGTGGATCTGTTCATCGCCCTGGCAGGAGCCATCGGCGGCTTACTTTCGGGTGTGGTGGTGGCGACGGTGGGTTACGAGTGGTTGGCGCTGGGCGGTTCGCTGACGGCAGCTGTGATCGTGCCGGTACTGGTACTCACGGCTAGGGTGTCGGCGCCAGCCGGTACACCGCACCGGCGTAGTCGTCGGTGA